One genomic region from Rosa rugosa chromosome 1, drRosRugo1.1, whole genome shotgun sequence encodes:
- the LOC133727186 gene encoding MLO-like protein 4 produces the protein MEEREGRSLAETPTWTVATVITVLISLGFFFHCSLKHFGKWLDKTKKKSILAALEKIQEELMLFGLLSLLMGHWIVFVAKICVKSSSWAFSSRFFPCALEQEISVIQHVLFASPEYLNKSVSRVEVKTMSHEYCPKGHESFASYESLEQLHRLIFVLGMTHVVYSFFAIVMAMIKIYSWRTWENEAKAKAIQTLKDTEETKRIRRLSTFIVHHASHPWSQHKYLVWLLCFSHQFWSSINRPSYMALRFGFITTHQLPLSYDFHNYMIRSMEEEFRDIVGISIPLWIYALCCIILDFHGSNIYFWLSFLPAILILLIGTKLHRIVVKLAVEIMEESPYMENHQFKLRDDLFWFKRPWLLLRLIQLISFQNSFEMATFLWSLWEIKHPSCFMDNHTFLVIRLTFGVVSQFWCSFITFPLYVIITQMGSSFKKSVVSENVRQSLSGWRRRVKARQSTSSNKTGLLNSSSTSTVAFSSDSSKVCSSFSSNSVEGSSVSSRVQKTSSRHLNSNVQQGEVSEIDEKSESELCTQTLSALMKDYDIYEEYEEDDEEDYHEDDNSIKG, from the exons ATGGAGGAGAGGGAAGGTCGATCCTTGGCTGAAACACCCACATGGACTGTGGCTACTGTGATCACTGTCTTGATTTCTCTTGGGTTCTTCTTTCATTGCTCTTTGAAACATTTTGGAAAG TGGTTGGATAAGACTAAAAAGAAGTCTATACTTGCTGCTTTGGAAAAGATCCAAGAAG AGCTGATGCTTTTTGGGCTTCTGTCATTGTTGATGGGTCACTGGATTGTTTTTGTGGCCAAGATTTGTGTTAAATCTTCATCATGGGCCTTCAGCAGCCGGTTCTTTCCTTGTGCTTTGGAGCAAGAGATCAGTGTGATTCAACATGTACTTTTTGCGAGTCCGGAGTATCTGAACAAGTCAGTTTCTAGAGTGGAAGTGAAAACTATGTCTCATGAATATTGTCCTAAG GGTCATGAGTCCTTTGCTTCTTATGAAAGTCTTGAACAGCTTCACCGATTAATATTTGTGCTTGGCATGACTCACGTTGTTTACAGTTTCTTTGCCATTGTCATGGCCATGATTAAG ATTTATAGCTGGAGAACATGGGAAAATGAAGCTAAAGCTAAGGCAATTCAAACCTTAAAAG ATACCGAAGAAACTAAGCGAATCAGAAGATTGTCGACATTCATAGTTCACCATGCATCTCATCCATGGAGCCAGCACAAGTATCTTGTTTGGCTG CTTTGTTTCAGCCACCAGTTCTGGAGTTCTATAAACCGACCTTCATATATGGCTTTGCGATTTGGATTCATCACT ACTCATCAGCTTCCTTTGTCATATGATTTCCATAATTATATGATCCGGAGCATGGAGGAAGAATTTCGTGATATTGTTGGTATCAG TATACCTCTCTGGATATACGCCTTATGTTGCATTATTCTAGATTTTCATG GAAGCAACATTTACTTTTGGCTTTCCTTCCTTCCAGCCATT TTGATCCTCCTTATCGGCACTAAACTGCATCGGATAGTGGTAAAATTGGCTGTGGAAATCATGGAAGAAAGTCCATATATGGAAAATCACCAGTTTAAACTAAGGGATGATCTCTTTTGGTTCAAGAGGCCCTGGCTTCTTTTACGGCTAATACAACTGATATCCTTCCAG AATTCATTCGAGATGGCTACTTTCCTCTGGTCTCTG TGGGAAATTAAACATCCTTCATGTTTCATGGACAATCATACTTTCCTCGTGATCCGCTTGACATTTGG GGTAGTCTCCCAGTTCTGGTGTAGCTTCATTACATTCCCACTCTATGTTATCATCACACAAATGGGTTCAAGCTTCAAGAAATCTGTAGTTTCCGAAAATGTAAGACAATCGCTATCTGGATGGAGAAGGAGAGTGAAGGCGAGACAAAGTACTTCATCTAATAAGACTGGACTCCTGAattcatcatcaacatcaacagTAGCATTCTCATCAGATTCTAGCAAAGTTTGTAGTTCTTTTTCCTCGAACAGCGTGGAAGGGAGCTCAGTCTCCTCCAGGGTCCAAAAAACATCTTCCCGACATCTAAACTCCAATGTACAGCAAGGTGAAGTTAGTGAGATCGATGAGAAGTCAGAGTCTGAGCTCTGCACGCAAACACTCTCTGCTTTGATGAAAGATTATGACATTTATGAAGAATatgaggaagatgatgaagaggactACCATGAGGATGATAACAGTATCAAAGGGTGA
- the LOC133740656 gene encoding receptor homology region, transmembrane domain- and RING domain-containing protein 2-like, translating to MELRKRKMRQALLGFSVIVFVELSSATVVYKPLSMAFADLPAKFAVGVDRAGACGALVNADPLNACSPLRNGRRSNETDRARFALIVRGECAFKDKVRNAQNAGFGAAIVYDDRDGEDLVYMMINRENTTIHAVFVSKATGELLKEHAHDEEGECCIFPFQTETAWTVLAISFISFIVILGILLIAIFAPRHWLYSQGRNQLPKSVDRKVVEALPCFTFSSARLGECHSEETCAICLENYKDGEILKVLPCQHEFHSSCVDSWLTKWGTCCPVCKHDMRTKSVNPEVREWGASSLFSVPRLSLIHILDHSTYNCGVKELLPNMSLVAALSARRQRPIKNLVWQIWSMSRPNYGVPMHIRGLIGISKSNGICSMRAQVLHFNSHYQCGHSNVLKTTHYKPISKNPQPTFSILSWFVQENQGKQLPDYRNQSTHIKDQFFFMGSIGSSGNEVVTIDVQEAKDLIKSGYGYMDVRTVEEFKRGYVDAEKIYNIPYMFNTPEGRVKNPDFLKEVASACSKEDHIVVGCQSGVRSLYAVADLQNVGYKHLSNMGGGYLAWTEKHFPVVKPEDVDQKKPEIVELKKPKDDEQKKPELVEPKKPEDVEQKKPEAEL from the exons ATGGAGCTGAGAAAGAGAAAGATGAGGCAAGCTTTACTTGGATTCTCTGTGATTGTGTTTGTTGAACTAAGCTCTGCAACTGTGGTTTACAAACCGTTGTCTATGGCCTTCGCTGACCTTCCTGCCAAGTTTG cTGTTGGTGTTGATAGAGCTGGTGCTTGTGGGGCTTTGGTAAACGCAGACCCTTTGAATGCATGTTCGCCTCTACGGAATGGGCGCCGATCAAATGAAACTGATAGAGCAAGGTTTGCTTTGATAGTTAGAGGGGAATGTGCTTTCAAGGATAAAGTACGGAATGCTCAAAATGCTGGTTTTGGTGCCGCGATTGTTTATGATGATAGAGATGGAGAAGATTTAGTTTACA TGATGATAAACCGTGAGAATACTACAATTCATGCCGTGTTTGTTTCAAAAGCAACAGGTGAACTACTGAAGGAGCATGCTCATGATGAAGAAGGGGAATGCTGTATCTTTCCATTTCAAACTGAAACAGCCTGGACTGTGCTAGCTATATCTTTTATCTCATTCATTGTCATATTGGGTATATTATTAATAGCCATATTTGCTCCAAGACACTGGCTGTACTCACAAGGAAGAAATCAACTTCCTAAAAGTGTGGATAGGAAGGTGGTGGAAGCTCTACCTTGCTTCACATTCAGTTCCGCTCGTTTGGGTGAATGCCACAGTGAAGAAACTTGTGCCATCTGCCTTGAGAATTACAAAGATGGGGAAATTCTTAAAGTTCTTCCCTGTCAACACG AATTTCATTCAAGCTGTGTGGACTCATGGCTGACAAAATGGGGGACATGCTGCCCCGTGTGCAAGCATGATATGAGAACAAAATCTGTGAATCCTGAGGTAAGAGAGTGGGGTGCATCCTCATTATTTAGTGTTCCACGGTTGAGTCTG ATCCACATTTTGGACCATTCAACATATAATTGTGGGGTTAAAGAACTTCTGCCTAATATGAGTCTAGTTGCTGCATTGAGTGCGAGAAGACAACGACCAATAAAGAATTTGGTGTGGCAGATATGGTCGATGTCTCGACCTAACTATGGAGTTCCTATGCACATTCGAGGTTTGATTGGCATTTCAAAAAGCAATGGGATATGCTCAATGAG AGCACAGGTCCTTCACTttaattcacattatcaatGTGGACACTCCAATGTTCTG AAAACGACCCACTATAAACCTATCAGTAAGAATCCCCAGCCCACATTTTCTATCCTCAGCTGGTTTGTCCAGGAAAACCAAGGCAAACAGCTACCAGATTATAGAAACCAATCTACACATATAAAAGACCAATTCTTCTTCATGGGTTCTATTGGAAG CTCCGGGAATGAGGTTGTGACTATTGATGTTCAAGAAGCTAAGGATCTGATCAAGTCTGGCTATGGCTATATGGATGTTAG GACTGTGGAGGAGTTCAAGAGAGGGTATGTGGATGCAGAGAAGATTTACAATATTCCTTACATGTTCAATACACCTGAAG GTAGAGTGAAAAATCCTGATTTCTTGAAAGAGGTTGCATCTGCTTGCAGCAAAGAAGATCATATTGTTGTG GGTTGTCAAAGTGGGGTTAGATCCCTATATGCAGTTGCTGATCTTCAAAATGTT GGTTACAAGCATCTGAGCAACATGGGAGGAGGTTATTTGGCTTGGACAGAGAAACATTTTCCTGTTGTTAAGCCAGAAGATGTAGATCAGAAAAAGCCAGAAATTGTTGAGCTAAAAAAGCCAAAAGATGATGAGCAGAAAAAGCCAGAACTTGTTGAGCCAAAAAAGCCAGAAGATGTTGAGCAGAAAAAGCCAGAAGCTGAGCTCTAG
- the LOC133727188 gene encoding rRNA (cytosine-C(5))-methyltransferase NOP2C, whose protein sequence is MEEEASNSSALPEAFLDFLKHNGLDPSIYTACHSTPRYIRLKPGCEAQIEAIEGEIKCKLERVEWLPGFYSLLPDVQIANSNAYRDGKIYGIDAASGAAVSALDISAGDHVLDLCAAPGAKLCLISDILGDSGSVTGVDVSRHRLAACRTMLQKYALGNRCRLFIADGTTFSIIPMRVHANSKSCESGLEENVTFKEWTSRRPWKERKEAARIRKGGAVLSGPELIYYGCQSGVVGLNKSELYRTFCDTEFLSCGYDKVLVDAECTHDGSIKHVQKFEHWGWDTLQRRVLDAERGDSLTALQLKLLTNGFRLLKAEGLLVYSTCSLTVAQNEDVVKQFLEENPSAELQAIDAAENWPCKNGRLPKTLRFDPLTSNTSGLFVAKFTKLAI, encoded by the exons ATGGAAGAAGAAGCTTCAAACTCATCGGCGTTGCCGGAAGCCTTCCTCGATTTCCTGAAACACAACGGACTCGACCCTTCCATCTACACCGCCTGCCACTCCACCCCTCGTTACATAAG GCTGAAACCTGGTTGCGAAGCTCAAATTGAAGCAATTGAAGGTGAAATCAAGTGCAAGCTTGAGAGAGTGGAGTGGTTGCCTGGCTTTTATTCTCTTCTGCCAGATGTTCAAATCGCTAATTCAAATGCGTACAGAGATGGGAAG ATATATGGAATCGATGCGGCGTCAGGAGCTGCTGTTTCAGCATTGGATATTTCAGCTGGAGATCATGTTCTTGATCTTTGCGCCGCGCCGG GTGCTAAGCTTTGTTTGATATCAGACATTCTGGGTGATTCGGGTTCAGTAACTGGCGTTGATGTTTCAAGACACCGACTAGCGGCTTGTAGGACAATGCTGCAGAAATATGCATTGGGCAATCGCTGCCGGCTCTTCATTGCTGATGGGACTACTTTTTCCATCATTCCCATGAGAGTTCATGCCAATTCTAAATCAT GTGAATCTGGACTAGAGGAAAATGTGACATTTAAGGAGTGGACATCTAGGAGACCatggaaagaaaggaaagaggCAGCTAGGATAAGAAAAGGTGGTGCTGTGCTTTCAGGTCCAGAGCTCATCTATTATGGCTGCCAATCTGGTGTTGTCGGGCTAAACAAAAGTGAACTGTACCGAACTTTTTGTGACACTGAGTTTTTGAGCTGTGGCTATGACAAG GTCCTAGTTGATGCAGAGtgcactcatgatggatcaatTAAACATGTCCAAAAATTTGAACACTGGGGTTGGGACACTCTTCAACGCCGTGTATTGGATGCAGAGAGAGGTGATAGCCTCACTGCACTTCAG CTAAAGCTCCTTACGAATGGTTTCAGATTGCTAAAAGCTGAGGGGCTGCTTGTTTATAGCACTTGCAG TTTGACAGTTGCTCAGAATGAAGATGTGGTAAAGCAGTTTCTTGAGGAAAACCCTTCTGCGG AGTTGCAGGCGATCGATGCTGCTGAAAATTGGCCTTGCAAGAACGGGCGACTACCAAAAACCCTGCGCTTTGATCCTTTGACTTCAAACACTAGTGGACTGTTTGTTGCAAAGTTTACAAAATTGGCCATTTAA
- the LOC133716625 gene encoding oligopeptide transporter 7-like isoform X1, whose translation MTIAPEITSPLLQNKNKNKNYASASSPAPEENSPIEQVTLTVPVTDDPSLPAVTFRTWTLGSLACVLLSFLNQFFWYRREPLSLTSISAQIAVVPLGHLMASVLTDRVFFQGRKWEFTLNPGPFNVKEHVLITIFANSGAGNVYAIHIVSTIKVFYKKNMSFWVALLVVLTTQVLGFGWAGLFRRYLVEPAAMWWPHNLVQVSLFRALHEKEERPRGGLTRNQFFLIAFTCSFAYYVLPGYLFPMLSSLSWVCWIFPASVLAHQLGSGLHGLGIGAIGLDWSSISSYLGSPLASPWFATANVAAGFALVMYVITPVAYWLNVYKAKTFPIFSDGLFTSTGQSYNISAIIDPHFRLDIDAYEREGPLHISTFFAIIYGVNFACLTATVVHVLLFNGRDIWELSKSAFQEKKTDVHTKLMRRYKQVPGWWFVCILVANIAATIFTCHYYNDQLQLQWWGVLLACGLALFFTLPVGVIYATTNQMPTLNVITEYIIGYLYPGYPAANILFKVYGHISMKQGINFLEDFKLGHYMKIAPRAMFMAQVVGTIIAALVHLGTAWWLMSTIPDICDRALLPAESPWTCPGDHVFYDASVIWGLVGPRRIFGDLGYYSAINWFFLAGAIAPALVWLAHKAFPTKQWIRLITMPVLLGTVVNMPPATAVNFTSWILIGFASGFVAYRYYRGWWSRHNYVLSGALDAGLAFMAVILYLCLGMQHVHLKWWGSTPDGCPLASCSTEPGVVINGCPLI comes from the exons ATGACTATTGCACCCGAAATCACTTCCCCTCTTC TtcagaacaagaacaagaacaagaactaTGCTTCGGCTTCATCTCCGGCGCCGGAGGAAAATTCCCCGATCGAGCAAGTCACCCTCACCGTTCCGGTCACCGACGACCCTTCCCTCCCGGCCGTCACGTTCCGAACATGGACGCTCGGATCCCTCGCGTGTGTTCTACTCTCCTTCCTCAACCAATTCTTCTGGTACCGGAGAGAGCCTCTCTCCCTGACCTCGATCTCGGCGCAGATCGCGGTGGTCCCGCTCGGCCACCTCATGGCCTCCGTCCTCACCGACCGGGTCTTCTTCCAGGGGCGGAAATGGGAATTCACCCTCAACCCGGGGCCGTTCAACGTCAAGGAGCACGTGCTCATCACGATCTTCGCCAACTCCGGCGCCGGCAACGTCTACGCGATCCACATAGTGAGCACCATCAAGGTCTTCTACAAGAAGAACATGTCGTTTTGGGTGGCGCTGCTCGTCGTTTTGACCACTCAGGTGTTGGGGTTCGGCTGGGCCGGGCTTTTCCGCCGGTACTTGGTCGAGCCCGCCGCCATGTGGTGGCCTCATAATCTCGTCCAGGTTTCGCTCTTCAG AGCATTGCATGAGAAGGAGGAGAGGCCAAGAGGTGGATTAACAAGGAATCAGTTCTTCCTCATTGCTTTCACTTGCAGCTTTGCTTATTATGTTCTTCCGGGCTACTTATTCCCAATGTTATCTTCCCTTTCCTGGGTCTGCTGGATCTTCCCTGCTTCAGTGCTAGCCCATCAGCTAGGGTCAGGACTGCATGGTCTTGGGATCGGTGCTATCGGTCTCGATTGGTCCAGCATTTCCTCTTACCTTGGAAGCCCACTTGCCAGTCCATGGTTTGCTACTGCTAATGTTGCTGCTGGTTTTGCCCTTGTGATGTATGTCATTACTCCTGTGGCTTATTGGCTCAATGTGTATAAAGCAAAAACCTTCCCCATATTCTCGGATGGATTGTTCACGTCTACTGGCCAAAGCTACAACATTTCAGCTATAATAGACCCCCACTTCCGGCTTGACATTGATGCATACGAGCGAGAGGGTCCTCTCCATATCAGTACCTTTTTTGCTATCATCTATGGTGTCAATTTTGCTTGCCTTACTGCCACTGTTGTTCATGTTCTCCTCTTCAATGGGAG AGACATCTGGGAGCTAAGCAAGTCTGCCTTCCAAGAGAAGAAGACAGATGTGCACACAAAGCTCATGAGAAGATATAAGCAAGTCCCTGGATGGTGGTTCGTATGTATCCTTGTGGCTAACATAGCCGCGACCATATTTACATGCCATTATTACAATGACCAATTGCAATTGCAATGGTGGGGGGTCTTGCTTGCTTGTGGTCTAGCCTTGTTTTTCACTCTACCTGTTGGAGTCATTTATGCCACAACCAATCAG ATGCCAACTTTGAATGTGATCACAGAGTACATAATTGGGTATCTGTATCCGGGATATCCAGCTGCTAACATATTATTCAAAGTATATGGACACATAAGCATGAAACAAGGAATCAATTTTCTCGAAGACTTCAAGCTTGGACACTACATGAAGATTGCTCCTCGAGCAATGTTCATGGCACAG GTAGTTGGTACTATCATAGCAGCACTTGTGCATTTGGGAACTGCATGGTGGCTTATGAGCACAATCCCTGACATATGCGACAGGGCGTTACTACCAGCAGAGAGCCCATGGACTTGCCCCGGTGACCATGTCTTCTACGATGCTTCTGTTATCTGGGGCCTTGTCGGGCCTCGCAGAATCTTTGGGGACCTTGGCTACTATTCGGCTATCAACTGGTTTTTCTTAGCTGGGGCTATAGCTCCTGCCCTTGTTTGGCTTGCACACAAGGCCTTCCCAACCAAACAATGGATTAGACTTATTACAATGCCTGTGCTCTTAGGGACAGTAGTCAACATGCCTCCAGCTACTGCTGTGAATTTCACTAGCTGGATCCTCATTGGATTCGCCTCAGGCTTTGTTGCTTACAGGTACTACCGCGGCTGGTGGAGCCGCCATAACTATGTGCTATCTGGAGCTCTGGATGCTGGATTAGCCTTTATGGCGGTAATTTTGTACTTGTGTCTAGGGATGCAACATGTCCACTTAAAATGGTGGGGAAGTACGCCGGATGGTTGCCCGTTGGCTTCTTGCTCAACGGAGCCAGGTGTTGTGATTAATGGCTGTCCATTGATATGA
- the LOC133716625 gene encoding oligopeptide transporter 7-like isoform X2: MASVLTDRVFFQGRKWEFTLNPGPFNVKEHVLITIFANSGAGNVYAIHIVSTIKVFYKKNMSFWVALLVVLTTQVLGFGWAGLFRRYLVEPAAMWWPHNLVQVSLFRALHEKEERPRGGLTRNQFFLIAFTCSFAYYVLPGYLFPMLSSLSWVCWIFPASVLAHQLGSGLHGLGIGAIGLDWSSISSYLGSPLASPWFATANVAAGFALVMYVITPVAYWLNVYKAKTFPIFSDGLFTSTGQSYNISAIIDPHFRLDIDAYEREGPLHISTFFAIIYGVNFACLTATVVHVLLFNGRDIWELSKSAFQEKKTDVHTKLMRRYKQVPGWWFVCILVANIAATIFTCHYYNDQLQLQWWGVLLACGLALFFTLPVGVIYATTNQMPTLNVITEYIIGYLYPGYPAANILFKVYGHISMKQGINFLEDFKLGHYMKIAPRAMFMAQVVGTIIAALVHLGTAWWLMSTIPDICDRALLPAESPWTCPGDHVFYDASVIWGLVGPRRIFGDLGYYSAINWFFLAGAIAPALVWLAHKAFPTKQWIRLITMPVLLGTVVNMPPATAVNFTSWILIGFASGFVAYRYYRGWWSRHNYVLSGALDAGLAFMAVILYLCLGMQHVHLKWWGSTPDGCPLASCSTEPGVVINGCPLI, encoded by the exons ATGGCCTCCGTCCTCACCGACCGGGTCTTCTTCCAGGGGCGGAAATGGGAATTCACCCTCAACCCGGGGCCGTTCAACGTCAAGGAGCACGTGCTCATCACGATCTTCGCCAACTCCGGCGCCGGCAACGTCTACGCGATCCACATAGTGAGCACCATCAAGGTCTTCTACAAGAAGAACATGTCGTTTTGGGTGGCGCTGCTCGTCGTTTTGACCACTCAGGTGTTGGGGTTCGGCTGGGCCGGGCTTTTCCGCCGGTACTTGGTCGAGCCCGCCGCCATGTGGTGGCCTCATAATCTCGTCCAGGTTTCGCTCTTCAG AGCATTGCATGAGAAGGAGGAGAGGCCAAGAGGTGGATTAACAAGGAATCAGTTCTTCCTCATTGCTTTCACTTGCAGCTTTGCTTATTATGTTCTTCCGGGCTACTTATTCCCAATGTTATCTTCCCTTTCCTGGGTCTGCTGGATCTTCCCTGCTTCAGTGCTAGCCCATCAGCTAGGGTCAGGACTGCATGGTCTTGGGATCGGTGCTATCGGTCTCGATTGGTCCAGCATTTCCTCTTACCTTGGAAGCCCACTTGCCAGTCCATGGTTTGCTACTGCTAATGTTGCTGCTGGTTTTGCCCTTGTGATGTATGTCATTACTCCTGTGGCTTATTGGCTCAATGTGTATAAAGCAAAAACCTTCCCCATATTCTCGGATGGATTGTTCACGTCTACTGGCCAAAGCTACAACATTTCAGCTATAATAGACCCCCACTTCCGGCTTGACATTGATGCATACGAGCGAGAGGGTCCTCTCCATATCAGTACCTTTTTTGCTATCATCTATGGTGTCAATTTTGCTTGCCTTACTGCCACTGTTGTTCATGTTCTCCTCTTCAATGGGAG AGACATCTGGGAGCTAAGCAAGTCTGCCTTCCAAGAGAAGAAGACAGATGTGCACACAAAGCTCATGAGAAGATATAAGCAAGTCCCTGGATGGTGGTTCGTATGTATCCTTGTGGCTAACATAGCCGCGACCATATTTACATGCCATTATTACAATGACCAATTGCAATTGCAATGGTGGGGGGTCTTGCTTGCTTGTGGTCTAGCCTTGTTTTTCACTCTACCTGTTGGAGTCATTTATGCCACAACCAATCAG ATGCCAACTTTGAATGTGATCACAGAGTACATAATTGGGTATCTGTATCCGGGATATCCAGCTGCTAACATATTATTCAAAGTATATGGACACATAAGCATGAAACAAGGAATCAATTTTCTCGAAGACTTCAAGCTTGGACACTACATGAAGATTGCTCCTCGAGCAATGTTCATGGCACAG GTAGTTGGTACTATCATAGCAGCACTTGTGCATTTGGGAACTGCATGGTGGCTTATGAGCACAATCCCTGACATATGCGACAGGGCGTTACTACCAGCAGAGAGCCCATGGACTTGCCCCGGTGACCATGTCTTCTACGATGCTTCTGTTATCTGGGGCCTTGTCGGGCCTCGCAGAATCTTTGGGGACCTTGGCTACTATTCGGCTATCAACTGGTTTTTCTTAGCTGGGGCTATAGCTCCTGCCCTTGTTTGGCTTGCACACAAGGCCTTCCCAACCAAACAATGGATTAGACTTATTACAATGCCTGTGCTCTTAGGGACAGTAGTCAACATGCCTCCAGCTACTGCTGTGAATTTCACTAGCTGGATCCTCATTGGATTCGCCTCAGGCTTTGTTGCTTACAGGTACTACCGCGGCTGGTGGAGCCGCCATAACTATGTGCTATCTGGAGCTCTGGATGCTGGATTAGCCTTTATGGCGGTAATTTTGTACTTGTGTCTAGGGATGCAACATGTCCACTTAAAATGGTGGGGAAGTACGCCGGATGGTTGCCCGTTGGCTTCTTGCTCAACGGAGCCAGGTGTTGTGATTAATGGCTGTCCATTGATATGA
- the LOC133716645 gene encoding protein NUCLEAR FUSION DEFECTIVE 4-like: MYPLLSPKSPAKKWLGFVTAIWVQAVSGNNYTFSNYSHALKTLMALTQLQLNNLSVAKDIGKAFGLLSGMASDRLSTSTILMIGSLEGLIGYGVQWLVVSERIRPLPYWQMCIFLCMGGNSTTWMNTAVLVTCMRNFTKNRGPVSGICKGYVGLSTAIFTDLCTSLFSSSPSKFLLMLAIVPAIICIAACIFLQETPPASSPSEEKQEADVFNIFNILAIVVAVYLLTFDITGPHGHVLSLAFAVGLIFLLAMPLGVPLYTFLCTSGSNSFDIERKTLEDPLVVQKALVADFEESKQRPSIGDDHNIVQMLQTFDFWILFGSFLCGAGTAMCVMNNMAQMGLALGYSKVSIFISLLSIWGFFGRIVSGTISEYYIGKHAMPRPFWNAIAEILMAMGYLAMALAMPGSLYIGSIFVGMGYGFLLTITVPVASELFGLKYYGLLYNILILNLPLGSFLFSGLLAGYLYDAEATKTSEGGSTCVGSHCYRLVNLIMALASVLGLVLDVLLAFRSKKVYTKIYESKNKKKIMGFAVSARY, encoded by the exons ATGTATCCTCTCCTATCTCCCAAATCTCCTGCAAAAAAATGGTTGGGATTTGTAACAGCCATCTGGGTTCAGGCAGTCAGTGGCAACAATTACACATTCTCAAACTATTCTCATGCTCTGAAGACCCTCATGGCGCTTACACAGCTTCAACTCAACAATTTATCTGTCGCCAAAGATATCGGCAAggcctttgggctgctctccgGCATGGCTTCAGATCGTTTGTCGACTTCTACAATTCTCATGATCGGATCACTTGAGGGTCTTATTGGATATGGAGTTCAATGGCTGGTTGTTAGTGAGAGAATCAGGCCTCTTCCATATTGGCAG ATGTGCATATTTTTGTGCATGGGGGGCAACAGCACAACATGGATGAACACTGCAGTGCTAGTAACTTGCATGAGAAATTTCACAAAAAACCGGGGTCCAGTTTCAGGCATCTGCAAGGGTTATGTAGGATTAAGCACAGCAATCTTCACAGACTTGTGCACTTCTCTATTCTCCTCAAGCCCCTCCAAATTTCTTCTCATGCTTGCTATAGTCCCTGCCATTATCTGCATAGCGGCGTGCATATTCCTCCAAGAAACCCCACCCGCTTCGAGTCCATCAGAGGAAAAACAAGAAGCAGATGTCTTCAACATCTTCAATATCCTCGCCATTGTTGTAGCCGTCTATCTCTTGACCTTTGACATCACTGGACCTCATGGTCATGTTCTCTCTTTGGCATTTGCAGTAGGACTAATTTTCTTGCTAGCTATGCCTTTGGGTGTGCCTTTGTACACTTTTCTTTGCACATCCGGATCTAATAGTTTTGATATAGAGCGTAAAACACTTGAGGATCCCCTGGTTGTTCAAAAAGCACTGGTGGCAGATTTTGAAGAATCAAAGCAAAGACCATCGATTGGGGACGATCATAACATAGTCCAAATGTTACAAACATTTGATTTTTGGATACTGTTTGGGTCCTTTCTCTGTGGCGCAGGCACTGCAATGTGTGTCATGAACAACATGGCGCAGATGGGGCTGGCACTCGGCTACTCAAAGGTCTCTATTTTCATCTCACTTCTTAGCATTTGGGGCTTTTTCGGGCGCATAGTCTCCGGCACGATCTCTGAATACTACATTGG GAAACATGCCATGCCTAGGCCATTTTGGAATGCAATTGCTGAGATCCTAATGGCAATGGGATACCTAGCCATGGCTCTAGCCATGCCTGGATCTCTCtacattggctcaatttttgTGGGCATGGGCTATGGGTTCCTTCTCACTATAACAGTCCCAGTTGCCTCAGAGCTATTTGGTCTCAAATACTATGGTCTTTTGTACAACATTCTGATCCTCAACCTTCCTTTGGGTTCTTTTCTCTTCTCCGGTTTACTTGCTGGTTATCTCTATGATGCTGAAGCTACAAAAACCAGTGAAGGGGGCAGCACTTGTGTCGGGTCACACTGTTACCGGCTTGTGAACTTGATCATGGCCCTTGCTTCTGTTTTGGGACTTGTACTGGATGTGTTGTTGGCCTTTAGATCAAAGAAAGTGTACACCAAGATTTACGAgagcaagaacaagaagaagatcaTGGGTTTTGCAGTATCAGCAAGATACTAA